A genomic region of Miscanthus floridulus cultivar M001 chromosome 3, ASM1932011v1, whole genome shotgun sequence contains the following coding sequences:
- the LOC136546448 gene encoding uncharacterized protein has protein sequence MTRILANAAGAGASASAVASALGSSSWLLGLCMVVVSVWVVSFAVFVCGRSDDDRPKKMPAPAPATTKVRPAATTAASRGTARSSGTTGTDFTSAYTASYVAAAAASSGGGHHHHHHHGHHGGGGHTGGGHTGGHHGGGGGCGGGGGGDGGGGGGGGGGGGC, from the coding sequence ATGACGAGAATCCTTGCGAACGCAGCTGGAGCCGGCGCCAGCGCCAGCGCGGTGGCGTCCGCGCTGGGCTCGTCGTCGTGGCTCCTCGGGCTCTGCATGGTCGTCGTCTCCGTCTGGGTCGTCTCGTTCGCCGTCTTCGTCTGCGGCCGCAGCGACGACGACAGGCCCAAGAAGATGCCCGCCCCGGCCCCGGCGACCACAAAGGTTAGGCCGGCAGCGACGACGGCTGCGAGCCGCGGCACCGCGAGGTCGTCAGGGACGACGGGGACTGACTTCACGAGCGCGTACACAGCTTCGTACGTTGCCGCTGCCGCCGCGTCCAGTGGCggcggccaccaccaccatcaccaccatggaCATCATGGTGGGGGCGGACACACCGGCGGCGGACACACAGGCGGCcatcatggcggcggcggcggctgtggtggcggtggcggtggtgatggcggtggcggtggcggtggcggtggcggtggcggctgtTAG
- the LOC136546449 gene encoding uncharacterized protein: MGADRFLSVAEGGLGGEALYCAVILWLSVMSWIIFTWVGDGGEADGRRGRKRRGGGGGSGSRGSPVFVGASGLCDGTGPGCSGGYGICGTCLD; this comes from the coding sequence atgggggCGGATCGGTTCCTGAGCGTGGCGGAGGGCGGCCTCGGCGGCGAGGCGCTCTACTGCGCGGTCATCCTGTGGCTGTCCGTGATGTCGTGGATCATCTTCACCTGGGTCGGCGACGGCGGGGAAGCAGACGGGAGGAGGGGCAGGAAGcgccggggcggcggcggcggcagcggcagccgcGGCAGCCCGGTGTTCGTCGGCGCGTCGGGGCTCTGCGACGGCACCGGGCCCGGCTGCAGCGGCGGCTACGGCATCTGCGGCACCTGCCTCGACTAG